In Phacochoerus africanus isolate WHEZ1 chromosome 14, ROS_Pafr_v1, whole genome shotgun sequence, one genomic interval encodes:
- the CLDN7 gene encoding claudin-7, producing the protein MANSGLQLLGFSMALLGWVGLVACTAIPQWQMSSYAGDNIITAQAMYKGLWMDCVTQSTGMMSCKMYDSVLALSAALQATRALMVVSLVLGLMAMFVATMGMKCTNCGGDDKVKKARIAMTGGIIFILAGLCALIACSWYGHQIVTDFYNPLVPTNVKYEFGPAIFIGWAGSSLVLLGGALLSCSCPGSEGPSGYRAPRSYPKPNSAKEYV; encoded by the exons ATGGCCAACTCCGGCCTGCAACTGCTGGGCTTTTCCATGGctctgctgggctgggtgggCCTGGTGGCCTGCACCGCCATCCCGCAGTGGCAGATGAGCTCGTACGCGGGGGACAACATCATCACGGCCCAGGCCATGTACAAGGGGCTATGGATGGATTGCGTCACGCAGAGCACAGGCATGATGAGCTGCAAAATGTACGACTCGGTGCTCGCCCTGTCCG CGGCCCTGCAAGCCACCCGAGCCCTAATGGTGGTCTCCCTGGTGCTGGGTTTGATGGCCATGTTCGTGGCAACCATGGGCATGAAGTGTACAAACTGTGGGGGAGACGACAAAGTGAAGAAAGCCCGTATAGCCATGACTGGAGGCATCATTTTCATCTTGGCAG GTCTTTGTGCGTTGATAGCTTGCTCCTGGTATGGCCACCAGATTGTCACAGACTTTTATAACCCGTTGGTCCCCACGAACGTGAA GTATGAGTTTGGCCCTGCCATCTTCATTGGCTGGGCAGGGTCCTCTCTGGTCCTCCTGGGAGGTGCGCTGCTCTCTTGCTCTTGTCCTGGGAGTGAGGGCCCATCTGGGTACCGTGCACCCCGCTCCTACCCTAAGCCCAATTCTGCCAAGGAGTACGTGTGA